One genomic window of Novosphingobium aureum includes the following:
- the uvrC gene encoding excinuclease ABC subunit UvrC, whose amino-acid sequence MSRTPAGTPDQPQRTERFNEERATSSVRGSDQPDLQAGVEVIRDTVRTLPTRPGVYRMQDARGEVLYVGKARVLRNRVANYTQWERLPIRLQRMVSQTRSMTIVTTNSEAEALLLEAQLIKRFRPAYNVLLRDDKSFPFILLRAEHDFPRIMKHRGARKAKGNYYGPFASAGSVNTTINALQKLFLLRSCTDSFFSRRDRPCLLYQIKRCSAPCVGRIDEAGYAELVREAKDFLGGKSNAVQRKIEGQMAEAAEALDFERAAMLRDRLRAATFIQGSQAINAEGLDSADIFAMANRNGQIGIQAFFIRGGQNWGHRAFFPTHTEGLGDEDVLQSFLTQFYEEVPPARVIIVDREIPESDLLAEAFREVAGHKVEISVPQRGSRRKLLEQATRNAVEALDRRLAERGTQAKILREMAEFLELADVPQRIEVYDNSHISGTKALGAMIVAGPEGFIKNQYRKFNIREAQSDDDYAMMREVMTRRFGRAQEEDPDRESGTWPDLVLIDGGKGQMSAVKDALEELGVEDVNLIAIAKGPHHGREGREVFHFPDGREKMLPVNSPLLFHLQRLRDEVHRYVIGAHRAKRSRAITASPLDEIPGIGPARKRALLLHFGTAGKVRAASLEDLQRAPGVSATVAQTIYDFYHPGG is encoded by the coding sequence ATGTCGCGTACTCCTGCCGGAACCCCTGACCAGCCCCAGCGCACCGAGCGTTTCAACGAGGAACGGGCGACCTCCAGCGTGCGCGGATCGGACCAGCCCGACCTGCAGGCGGGCGTCGAGGTGATCCGCGACACGGTGCGCACGCTGCCCACGCGTCCGGGCGTCTACCGCATGCAGGACGCGCGCGGCGAGGTTCTCTACGTCGGCAAGGCGCGGGTGCTGAGGAACCGCGTCGCCAACTATACGCAGTGGGAGCGGCTGCCGATCCGGCTGCAGCGCATGGTCAGCCAGACCCGCTCGATGACCATCGTCACCACCAATTCCGAGGCCGAGGCGCTGCTGCTCGAAGCGCAGCTGATCAAGCGTTTCCGTCCGGCCTACAACGTGCTCTTGCGCGACGACAAGTCGTTCCCCTTCATCCTGCTGCGGGCCGAGCATGATTTCCCGCGGATCATGAAGCACCGCGGTGCGCGCAAGGCCAAGGGCAACTACTATGGCCCCTTCGCCAGCGCGGGTTCGGTCAACACCACGATCAACGCGCTGCAGAAGCTGTTCCTGCTGCGTTCGTGCACCGACAGCTTCTTCTCGCGTCGTGATCGTCCCTGCCTGCTCTACCAGATCAAGCGCTGCTCTGCGCCTTGCGTGGGTCGCATCGACGAGGCGGGCTATGCGGAACTGGTGCGCGAGGCCAAGGACTTCCTTGGCGGCAAGTCGAATGCGGTGCAGCGCAAGATCGAGGGGCAGATGGCCGAGGCGGCCGAGGCGCTCGACTTCGAGCGCGCGGCGATGCTGCGCGACCGCTTGCGCGCGGCGACCTTCATCCAGGGCAGCCAGGCGATTAACGCCGAGGGCCTCGACAGTGCCGACATCTTCGCGATGGCCAACCGCAACGGTCAGATCGGCATCCAGGCCTTCTTCATTCGCGGCGGGCAGAACTGGGGCCACCGCGCCTTCTTCCCGACCCACACCGAGGGGCTGGGCGACGAGGACGTGCTGCAAAGCTTCCTCACCCAGTTCTACGAGGAAGTACCGCCCGCCCGGGTGATCATAGTCGATCGGGAAATTCCCGAAAGCGACCTGCTTGCGGAGGCCTTTCGCGAGGTTGCCGGCCACAAGGTCGAGATTTCGGTGCCGCAGCGCGGTTCGCGCCGCAAGCTGCTCGAACAGGCGACGCGCAATGCCGTCGAGGCGCTCGACCGGCGTCTGGCGGAACGCGGCACGCAGGCGAAAATCCTGCGCGAGATGGCTGAATTTCTCGAATTGGCGGACGTGCCGCAGCGCATCGAGGTCTACGACAACAGCCATATCTCGGGCACCAAGGCGCTGGGCGCGATGATCGTCGCGGGGCCCGAGGGATTCATCAAGAACCAGTACCGCAAGTTCAACATCCGCGAGGCGCAGAGCGACGACGACTACGCGATGATGCGCGAGGTCATGACCCGCCGCTTCGGCCGCGCGCAGGAGGAGGACCCCGACCGCGAGAGCGGGACCTGGCCCGATCTGGTGTTGATCGACGGCGGCAAGGGACAGATGAGCGCGGTCAAGGATGCGCTCGAGGAGCTGGGCGTCGAGGACGTCAACCTCATCGCCATCGCCAAGGGCCCGCATCACGGGCGCGAGGGACGCGAGGTGTTCCATTTTCCCGATGGGCGCGAGAAGATGCTGCCGGTCAATTCGCCGCTGCTGTTCCACCTCCAGCGTTTGCGCGACGAGGTCCACCGCTACGTCATCGGCGCGCACCGCGCCAAGCGCAGCCGCGCGATCACGGCCAGCCCGCTCGACGAGATTCCCGGCATCGGCCCGGCACGCAAACGCGCGCTTCTGCTGCATTTCGGTACCGCCGGCAAGGTGCGCGCGGCGAGCCTCGAGGACCTCCAGCGCGCGCCCGGCGTCAGCGCCACGGTGGCGCAGACGATCTACGACTTCTATCACCCCGGCGGTTGA
- a CDS encoding transcriptional regulator codes for MSGVFPEETRKAFADSYPEIPHRLNHALGRHPLLELEALASLAETLPESSIEYNASDQPIGVEDKPEPTGVPIGETIRQIQTSRSWAALKNIEQHPAYAALLDDLLCELRPEIEARTGAMMKLQAFVFVTSAGGVTPYHFDPEHNILLQVRGSKVMTQFPAGQHRYAPDEVHETYHTGGGRELRWDESLLEGGTRFALSAGEAVYVPVMAPHFVENGPEPSVSLSITWRSDWSFAEADARAFNAVLRKLGMNPSAPARWPARNRVKATAWKVLRKLRGQTR; via the coding sequence ATGTCCGGCGTCTTCCCCGAAGAGACCCGCAAGGCCTTCGCCGACAGCTATCCCGAAATCCCGCATCGCCTGAACCATGCTCTCGGCCGCCACCCGCTGCTCGAGCTGGAGGCACTGGCGAGCCTCGCGGAAACGCTGCCGGAGAGCTCCATCGAATATAACGCCAGCGACCAGCCGATCGGTGTCGAAGACAAACCCGAGCCGACCGGCGTGCCCATCGGCGAGACCATCCGCCAGATCCAGACTTCCCGCTCGTGGGCGGCACTCAAGAACATCGAACAGCATCCCGCCTATGCGGCCCTTCTCGATGATCTGCTCTGCGAACTACGCCCCGAAATCGAGGCCAGGACCGGTGCGATGATGAAGCTCCAGGCCTTCGTCTTCGTCACTTCGGCGGGCGGTGTGACCCCCTACCATTTCGACCCCGAGCACAACATCCTGCTGCAGGTGCGCGGCTCCAAGGTCATGACTCAGTTTCCCGCCGGACAACACCGATACGCCCCCGACGAGGTCCACGAGACCTACCACACCGGCGGCGGGCGCGAGTTGCGCTGGGACGAAAGCCTGCTCGAGGGCGGCACCCGCTTCGCTCTGTCCGCTGGCGAGGCGGTCTACGTCCCCGTCATGGCGCCGCACTTCGTCGAGAACGGCCCCGAGCCGTCGGTATCGCTGTCGATCACGTGGCGCTCGGACTGGAGTTTTGCCGAAGCCGATGCGCGTGCCTTCAACGCGGTGCTGCGCAAGCTTGGCATGAACCCTTCCGCCCCGGCCCGTTGGCCTGCGCGCAACCGGGTGAAAGCCACGGCCTGGAAGGTCCTGCGCAAGCTGCGCGGCCAGACGCGCTGA